One window of the Carassius auratus strain Wakin chromosome 20, ASM336829v1, whole genome shotgun sequence genome contains the following:
- the LOC113120880 gene encoding thrombospondin-1-like yields MKSATIFLLLMLWSCESARVAESRDDNSVYDLFELVQVPKKNHEVTLVKGDDPYSPAYKILNPDLIPPVPESAFRDLIDSIHAERGFLLLLNFKQFKHTRGSLLTVEKKDGSGPVFEIISNGKANTLDIVFSTEDKQQVVSIEEADLAVGHWKNITLFVQEDRVQFYVGCEEVNTAELDASIQTILTQETPGVASLRIGKGAVKDRFMGVLQNVRFVFGTTLEAILRNKGCKNSIITDIITLDNPINGSRPAIRTDFTGHKTKDLQMICGFSCEDLAAMFKELKGLGVVVQELSNELRKVTDEKNMLIGGMGIRPGVCLHNGIVHKNKEEWTVDDCTECTCQNSATLCRKISCPLIPCANATVPDGECCPRCGTPSDSAEDGWSPWSEWTHCSVSCGRGIQQRGRSCDRINNNCEGTSVQTRDCYLQECDKRFKQDGGWSHWSPWSSCSVTCGAGVITRIRLCNSPTPQMEGKDCQGEGRQTEKCEKSPCPVNGGWGPWSPWDTCSATCGGGVQNRKRICNNPVPMYGGKGCVGDAKASQICNKQACPIDGCLSNPCFEGAQCTSFPDGSWKCGKCPTGYTGNGITCKDINECKEVPDACFEFNGVHRCENTVPGYNCLPCPSRYTGPQPFGQGLEDAASKKQVCTPRNPCLDGSHDCNKNARCNYLGHFSDPMYRCECRPGFAGNGLICGEDTDLDGWPNADLVCVENATYHCKKDNCPNLPNSGQEDYDKDGVGDACDNDDDDDGIPDDRDNCPLIFNPRQYDYDRDDVGDRCDNCPYNSNPDQTDTDNNGEGDACAVDIDGDGILNENDNCPYLYNTDQKDTDLDGVGDQCDNCPLEHNPDQVDSDSDRVGDKCDSNQDIDEDGHQNNLDNCPYIPNANQADHDKDGKGDACDYDDDNDGIPDDKDNCRLVPNKDQLDSDGDGRGDACKDDFDQDNVLDIYDVCPENFDISETDFRKFQMVPLDPKGTSQIDPNWVVRHQGKELVQTVNCDPGIAVGFDEFNSVDFSGTFFINTERDDDYAGFVFGYQSSSRFYVVMWKQITQTYWSSTPTKAQGYSGLSIKVVNSTTGPGEHLRNALWHTGDTPGQVRTLWHDPKNVGWKDFTAYRWHLTHRPRTGHIRVVMYEGKKIMADSGRIYDKTYAGGRLGLFVFSQEMVYFSDLKYECRDA; encoded by the exons ATGAAGTCAGCTACAATCTTTTTGCTACTGATGCTTTGGAGCTGCGAGAGCGCGAGAGTCGCAG AAAGTCGAGACGACAACAGCGTTTACGATCTGTTTGAGCTCGTCCAAGTGCCGAAGAAAAACCACGAGGTGACTCTGGTGAAAGGCGACGATCCGTACAGCCCCGCCTACAAGATCCTGAACCCCGACCTGATTCCCCCGGTTCCCGAGAGCGCCTTCAGGGACCTGATCGATTCCATCCACGCGGAGAGAGGATTTCTGCTTCTGCTCAACTTCAAACAGTTCAAACACACGAGAGGAAGCCTTCTGACCGTGGAGAAGAAAGATGGCTCCGGACCCGTTTTCGAAATAATTTCCAACGGGAAAGCCAATACTCTGGACATTGTATTTTCCACTGAAGACAAGCAACAGGTCGTGTCTATCGAGGAAGCGGATCTGGCTGTGGGCCACTGGAAAAACATCACGCTTTTCGTGCAGGAGGACAGGGTTCAGTTCTATGTGGGATGCGAGGAGGTGAATACAGCGGAGCTCGATGCTTCTATCCAGACTATCCTCACTCAGGAGACCCCAGGTGTGGCGAGCCTGAGGATCGGCAAGGGCGCAGTGAAGGACAGGTTCATG GGGGTGTTGCAGAACGTGCGCTTTGTGTTTGGTACCACACTGGAGGCAATTCTGAGGAATAAAGGATGCAAAAACT CAATTATAACTGATATCATCACCCTTGACAATCCCATAAATGGATCCAGACCTGCAATCAGGACTGATTTCACTGGCCACAAAACAAAAG ATCTGCAGATGATTTGTGGCTTTTCATGTGAGGACCTGGCTGCCATGTTCAAGGAGCTGAAAGGTCTTGGTGTAGTGGTGCAAGAGCTGTCCAATGAACTCCGCAAAGTG ACGGACGAGAAAAACATGCTCATTGGTGGCATGGGCATCCGTCCTGGAGTCTGTCTTCACAATGGAATTGTGCACAAAAACAAGGAGGAATGGACAGTGGACGATTGCACAGAGTGCACTTGCCAG AACTCTGCAACGCTGTGCCGCAAGATTTCATGCCCCCTAATCCCATGTGCCAACGCCACAGTGCCTGATGGGGAGTGTTGCCCTCGATGTGGAACCC CGAGCGACTCCGCTGAGGATGGTTGGTCCCCCTGGTCTGAATGGACCCATTGTTCTGTGTCCTGTGGAAGGGGCATTCAGCAGCGCGGCCGCTCCTGCGACCGCATCAATAACAACTGCGAAGGCACGTCGGTGCAGACGAGAGACTGCTACCTTCAGGAGTGTGACAAGCGCT TTAAGCAGGATGGCGGCTGGAGTCACTGGTCACCCTGGTCTTCCTGCTCGGTCACCTGTGGTGCTGGTGTTATCACACGCATCCGTCTCTGCAACTCCCCAACACCTCAAATGGAAGGCAAAGATTGCCAGGGTGAAGGTCGGCAAACTGAAAAGTGTGAGAAATCACCATGTCCGG TCAATGGAGGCTGGGGACCATGGTCGCCCTGGGATACTTGCTCTGCCACCTGTGGCGGTGGAGTCCAAAACCGTAAACGTATTTGCAATAACCCGGTACCCATGTATGGTGGCAAAGGCTGTGTGGGAGATGCAAAGGCCAGCCAGATTTGCAACAAACAAGCCTGTCCAATTG ATGGATGCCTTTCAAATCCATGCTTTGAAGGAGCCCAGTGTACAAGCTTCCCAGACGGCTCTTGGAAATGTGGAAAATGCCCCACAGGATACACTGGCAATGGAATCACCTGCAAAGATATCAATGAG TGTAAGGAGGTCCCCGATGCCTGCTTTGAATTTAACGGAGTCCACAGGTGTGAGAACACAGTGCCAGGCTACAACTGCCTGCCTTGCCCCTCACGCTACACTGGCCCACAGCCGTTTGGTCAAGGATTGGAGGACGCTGCTTCCAAGAAACAG GTCTGCACCCCTCGTAATCCCTGCCTCGATGGAAGCCACGATTGCAATAAGAACGCTCGCTGCAACTACCTGGGCCATTTCTCAGACCCTATGTACCGCTGTGAGTGCAGGCCTGGCTTTGCTGGAAATGGACTGATCTGTGGAGAGGACACTGATCTTGATGGCTGGCCTAATGCTGATCTTGTGTGTGTCGAGAACGCAACCTATCACTGCAAGAAG gacaaCTGCCCCAATCTTCCTAACTCTGGGCAAGAGGACTATGACAAGGATGGCGTTGGTGATGCTTGTGATaatgatgatgacgacgatggCATTCCTGATGACAGG GACAACTGCCCACTCATCTTCAACCCAAGACAGTACGATTACGATCGCGATGACGTGGGAGACCGCTGCGACAACTGTCCGTACAACAGCAACCCAGACCAGACCGACACTGACAATAATGGTGAAGGTGACGCCTGTGCTGTGGACATTGATGGAGATG GTATTTTGAATGAGAACGACAACTGCCCATATCTGTACAACACTGACCAGAAAGACACCGATCTCGATGGAGTTGGTGACCAGTGTGACAACTGCCCTCTGGAACACAACCCAGACCAG GTCGACTCCGATTCTGACCGTGTTGGAGACAAATGTGACAGCAACCAGGATATCGATGAGGATGGTCACCAAAACAACCTGGACAACTGCCCGTACATCCCCAACGCTAACCAGGCTGATCACGACAAGGATGGTAAAGGAGATGCTTGCGACTACGATGATGATAATGACGGCATCCCTGATGACAAAGACAACTGCAGATTGGTTCCCAATAAAGATCAACTGGATTCTGATG GCGATGGACGTGGTGACGCCTGTAAAGATGACTTTGACCAAGACAATGTCCTGGATATCTATGATGTCTGTCCTGAGAACTTTGACATCAGTGAAACAGACTTCCGCAAGTTCCAGATGGTTCCTCTGGATCCCAAGGGCACTTCTCAGATCGACCCCAACTGGGTGGTTCGGCACCAAGGAAAAGAACTGGTTCAGACAGTCAACTGTGACCCTGGCATTGCTGTTG GTTTTGATGAGTTCAATTCAGTCGACTTCAGTGGAACGTTCTTCATCAACACTGAGAGGGATGATGACTATGCCGGCTTCGTTTTTGGATACCAGTCCAGCTCTCGCTTCTACGTGGTCATGTGGAAGCAGATCACACAGACCTACTGGTCCAGCACACCTACCAAAGCACAGGGTTACTCAGGGCTGTCGATCAAAGTGGTTAACTCCACCACAGGCCCAGGCGAGCATCTGAGGAATGCCCTGTGGCACACTGGAGACACTCCAGGACAG GTGCGCACACTGTGGCACGACCCAAAGAATGTGGGATGGAAGGACTTCACTGCTTACAGATGGCACTTGACTCATAGACCAAGAACTGGACACATAAG agtGGTCATGTATGAAGGAAAAAAGATCATGGCAGATTCTGGAAGAATTTATGACAAAACCTATGCAGGCGGAAGACTAGGTCTCTTTGTTTTCTCACAAGAGATGGTGTACTTCTCAGACCTCAAATATGAATGCAGAG ATGCGTAA